In Halomarina salina, one DNA window encodes the following:
- a CDS encoding Gfo/Idh/MocA family protein, with product MPFDVAFVGTGATPDDPDRTGFAMAYRHAAGYDRLENCRLVACADIVRENAEAFADRHDIDSENVYEHYEELLAEVEPDIVSVCVPPAVHAPIVVDCAESGIPKAVHCEKPMATTWADSRRMKHACSDAGVQLTINHQLRFGRPVREAKRLLDEGAIGDLRRVEFAEEHLYDTGSHSFDLCHYFAGDRRVDWVLGQLEYSEENCWFGEHNENQAITQWRYENGVFGLGTTGDDRMVDCYLRLRGTDGCVEIRSGSEPLRIRQDGRGWRQVDTGDDRLYGPQAGLVKSAARSVLGRVSSRADERLGDTSYTQRGIEDLVTALETGTEPTCNASAALAADELVFATWESVRRRGRVDLPLLIDDNPLTQMVESGALELESSG from the coding sequence ATGCCCTTCGACGTCGCCTTCGTCGGCACCGGCGCGACCCCGGACGACCCGGACCGGACGGGGTTCGCGATGGCCTATCGCCACGCCGCGGGCTACGACCGACTGGAGAACTGCCGTCTCGTCGCCTGTGCGGACATCGTCAGAGAGAACGCCGAGGCGTTCGCCGACCGCCACGACATCGACTCGGAGAACGTGTACGAGCACTACGAGGAGCTGCTCGCCGAGGTGGAACCGGACATCGTCTCCGTCTGCGTCCCGCCGGCCGTCCACGCACCCATCGTCGTCGACTGCGCCGAGAGCGGTATCCCGAAGGCCGTCCACTGCGAGAAGCCCATGGCGACGACGTGGGCGGACTCGCGCCGGATGAAACACGCCTGCTCGGACGCGGGCGTCCAGTTGACCATCAACCACCAGCTCCGGTTCGGCCGGCCGGTCAGGGAGGCGAAGCGACTGCTGGACGAGGGGGCCATCGGCGACCTGCGACGCGTCGAGTTCGCCGAGGAACATCTCTACGACACCGGCTCGCACTCGTTCGACCTCTGCCACTACTTCGCGGGCGACAGGCGCGTCGACTGGGTGCTCGGCCAGCTGGAGTACAGCGAGGAGAACTGCTGGTTCGGCGAGCACAACGAGAACCAGGCGATAACGCAGTGGCGCTACGAGAACGGCGTGTTCGGCCTGGGCACCACCGGCGACGACCGGATGGTCGACTGCTACCTCCGACTCCGTGGGACGGACGGCTGCGTGGAGATTCGCTCCGGGAGCGAACCGCTCCGCATCCGTCAGGACGGGAGGGGCTGGCGGCAGGTCGACACCGGCGACGACCGCCTCTACGGCCCACAGGCGGGGCTCGTGAAGTCCGCGGCCCGCTCGGTCCTCGGCCGCGTCTCCAGCCGAGCGGACGAGCGTCTCGGCGACACCTCCTACACCCAGCGGGGTATCGAGGACCTCGTGACCGCCCTCGAAACCGGTACGGAGCCGACGTGCAACGCCTCGGCGGCGCTCGCGGCCGACGAACTCGTCTTCGCGACGTGGGAGTCGGTGCGGCGACGGGGCCGGGTGGACCTCCCGCTCCTCATCGACGACAACCCGCTGACGCAGATGGTCGAGAGCGGGGCGTTAGAACTGGAGTCGAGCGGCTAA
- a CDS encoding glycosyltransferase family 2 protein has translation MQRSTPADPWTPPHEDDRVRDVVHLHDNDASVTVVVVLFRTDRRDFRRVLDRLSEQTASDFDVVLVDNGTSWDVVEAVESHPFVTTYVELTENHGITAARNIGAAATDSEILVFLDDDALPARDFVAQHARIHRDHDVVAVRGRVVPRADTIYNRLQTWYDLGDDPLPYYINIEGNASFDAEAFLAVAGFNEALTGRAGHEGIELSYRLESVVEGDEALRYHPGPVVYHDYATSLRGYVRKVVYARKTKRLLERIYPDVFEYAAQYSEVQQTSSGLSHTDRLKEVAINTLVELWSLVDRAAGSSPR, from the coding sequence ATGCAGCGTTCCACCCCCGCCGACCCCTGGACACCTCCCCACGAGGACGACCGGGTCAGAGACGTCGTCCACCTCCACGACAACGACGCGTCGGTGACCGTCGTCGTCGTCCTCTTCCGCACCGACCGGAGGGACTTTCGGCGAGTTCTCGATCGGCTCTCCGAACAGACCGCCTCCGACTTCGACGTCGTCCTCGTCGACAACGGGACCTCCTGGGACGTCGTCGAGGCGGTCGAGTCCCACCCGTTCGTCACCACCTACGTCGAACTGACCGAGAACCACGGCATCACCGCCGCTCGGAACATCGGAGCGGCCGCCACCGACAGTGAGATTCTCGTCTTCCTCGACGACGACGCGCTCCCCGCGCGGGATTTCGTGGCACAGCACGCCCGTATCCACCGGGACCACGACGTCGTCGCGGTCCGCGGCCGCGTCGTCCCGCGGGCAGACACCATCTACAACCGCCTCCAGACCTGGTACGACCTCGGTGACGACCCGCTCCCGTACTACATCAACATCGAGGGAAACGCGTCGTTCGACGCCGAGGCGTTCCTCGCCGTGGCGGGGTTCAACGAGGCGCTGACGGGTCGGGCCGGACACGAGGGAATCGAACTGTCGTATCGGCTGGAGAGCGTCGTCGAGGGGGACGAGGCGCTCCGCTACCACCCCGGCCCCGTCGTCTACCACGACTACGCGACGTCGCTCCGCGGCTACGTGCGGAAGGTCGTCTACGCCCGCAAGACGAAACGCCTCCTCGAACGCATCTACCCCGACGTGTTCGAGTACGCCGCGCAGTACTCGGAGGTGCAGCAGACCTCGTCGGGGCTCTCTCACACCGACCGCCTGAAGGAGGTCGCCATCAACACCCTCGTCGAACTGTGGAGCCTCGTCGACCGGGCAGCAGGCAGTAGCCCCCGGTGA
- a CDS encoding NAD-dependent epimerase/dehydratase family protein, with translation MELIGKRIVVTGGAGLIGSQLAADLAAENDVVVVDDLSNGRLDSVPDEVTFVDGDLLDESDVATAITEDVDVVFHLAAADKYVDTDSPRRQFETNTRMTHNVLERMDAVGVTNLAFTSSCTVYGEAGEPTPEDYGPLEPISTYGATKLAEESVCSVYAHSKDFTVWTFRFANIVGPRFGAGVVPDFVEKLDATPETLEILGNGKQQKSYMHVTDCTAAMRHVVEHADDSLNVFNLGTRETTDVTRIADIVSDEMGLDPEYEYTGGDRGWTGDIPLVFLPIDRLLATGFEPEYGSDEAIRVVAGQLREQL, from the coding sequence ATGGAACTCATCGGGAAGCGCATCGTCGTGACTGGTGGTGCGGGGCTCATCGGCTCACAGCTCGCCGCCGACCTCGCCGCCGAGAACGACGTGGTGGTCGTCGACGACCTCTCGAACGGTCGACTGGACAGCGTTCCCGACGAGGTGACGTTCGTCGACGGCGACCTGCTCGACGAGTCGGACGTGGCGACCGCGATCACCGAGGACGTCGACGTGGTGTTCCACCTGGCGGCCGCCGACAAGTACGTCGACACGGACTCGCCACGCCGGCAGTTCGAGACGAACACCCGGATGACCCACAACGTCCTCGAACGGATGGACGCCGTCGGCGTGACGAACCTCGCGTTCACCTCCTCGTGTACGGTGTACGGCGAGGCAGGAGAACCGACGCCAGAGGACTACGGCCCGCTCGAACCCATCAGCACGTACGGGGCGACCAAACTCGCCGAGGAGTCCGTCTGCTCGGTGTACGCCCACAGCAAGGACTTCACGGTCTGGACGTTCCGGTTCGCGAACATCGTCGGTCCCCGCTTCGGCGCCGGCGTCGTCCCCGACTTCGTCGAGAAACTCGACGCGACGCCCGAGACTCTCGAAATCCTCGGCAACGGCAAACAGCAGAAGTCCTACATGCACGTGACCGACTGCACGGCCGCGATGCGACACGTCGTCGAACACGCCGACGACTCGCTCAACGTGTTCAACCTCGGCACGCGCGAGACGACGGACGTGACGCGCATCGCGGACATCGTCTCCGACGAGATGGGTCTCGACCCGGAGTACGAGTACACCGGCGGCGACCGTGGCTGGACCGGCGACATCCCGCTCGTCTTCCTCCCCATCGACAGACTGCTCGCCACTGGCTTCGAGCCAGAGTACGGCTCAGACGAGGCGATTCGGGTGGTCGCGGGCCAGCTTCGAGAGCAGTTGTGA
- a CDS encoding UPF0058 family protein encodes MRKRELVHVHALLARIRWYADDRGDLPADALDEYDALGVAPTAVYRSKQAHEEAVITLTESLASAVEDTEPTDERSPSHDDQAASAQGD; translated from the coding sequence ATGAGGAAGCGGGAACTGGTCCACGTCCACGCCCTGCTCGCCCGGATTCGGTGGTACGCCGACGACCGTGGTGACCTCCCGGCCGACGCCCTCGACGAGTACGACGCACTGGGCGTCGCTCCGACGGCGGTGTACCGGTCGAAGCAGGCCCACGAGGAGGCGGTCATCACGCTCACCGAATCGCTGGCCAGCGCGGTCGAGGACACCGAACCGACCGACGAACGGAGCCCGTCACACGACGACCAGGCGGCGAGCGCACAGGGCGATTGA
- a CDS encoding HalOD1 output domain-containing protein, with the protein MSQFRRVDDAPSTGIVGAVASAEGVPPRTLEPLYDTVDPDALDALVADPNPVHVQFEYEGHIVTVDCGGRVELENTATVTAADADSGALSD; encoded by the coding sequence ATGTCGCAGTTCCGTAGGGTCGACGATGCGCCGAGTACGGGCATCGTCGGTGCCGTCGCTTCCGCGGAGGGTGTACCACCACGAACGCTCGAACCACTCTACGACACCGTCGACCCCGACGCGCTCGACGCCCTGGTCGCCGACCCGAACCCGGTCCACGTCCAGTTCGAGTACGAGGGACACATCGTCACCGTCGACTGTGGGGGCCGAGTCGAACTCGAGAACACGGCGACCGTGACCGCCGCGGACGCGGACTCGGGCGCTCTCTCGGACTGA
- a CDS encoding amphi-Trp domain-containing protein — protein MAEKLQDETTLSREAAAERLEHLAGELREGSGNFRVGNKTVELSPAEELSYEISVEERKSLLRSNRETVTVTLNWKP, from the coding sequence ATGGCCGAGAAACTGCAGGACGAGACGACGTTGTCGCGTGAAGCGGCCGCCGAACGACTCGAACACCTCGCTGGAGAACTCCGCGAGGGGAGCGGGAACTTCAGGGTCGGAAACAAGACCGTCGAACTCTCGCCCGCTGAAGAACTATCCTACGAGATCAGCGTCGAGGAGCGGAAGTCGCTCCTCCGGAGCAACCGTGAGACGGTGACGGTGACGCTGAACTGGAAGCCGTAA
- a CDS encoding class I SAM-dependent methyltransferase: MEVPCVRVRPQSGETTRSALAALDLVDEDHEITVADGWLYVPVSDGEAATAEGYEVVAHDVPARAGQQMPADVLGWEPSYERIGDVAILDEDDADRARAVADAIVESDLPVESVVNRASKVKGELRVRDWDVLAGDTRTVHREYGFEYALDLATVYFSPRLATERHRVAEQVAADERAFDMFAGVGPFVIPFAARGATCVGTDLNEAAVAFLRENAERNGVADRVTAIAGDVREVATEYTDWADRLVMNLPHSADAFLDTAVALADDDCVLHYYDIQHDEEPFGPGERAIRAAAEPTYSVTVETRHVVRSYAPHEENVCLDVRLTR, translated from the coding sequence ATGGAAGTTCCGTGCGTCCGCGTCCGTCCGCAGTCGGGGGAGACGACGCGGAGCGCCCTCGCCGCGCTCGACCTCGTCGACGAGGACCACGAGATAACGGTCGCAGACGGCTGGCTCTACGTCCCGGTGAGCGACGGCGAGGCGGCCACCGCCGAGGGCTACGAGGTCGTCGCGCACGACGTGCCCGCCCGAGCGGGGCAGCAGATGCCCGCCGACGTCCTCGGCTGGGAGCCGAGCTACGAGCGCATCGGCGACGTGGCCATCCTCGACGAGGACGACGCCGACCGGGCCAGGGCCGTCGCCGACGCCATCGTCGAGAGCGACCTGCCCGTCGAGAGCGTCGTCAACCGAGCCTCGAAGGTGAAAGGTGAGTTGCGCGTCCGGGACTGGGACGTCCTCGCGGGCGACACCAGGACGGTCCACCGCGAGTACGGCTTCGAATACGCACTCGACCTCGCCACGGTGTACTTCTCGCCGCGGCTCGCGACCGAGCGCCACCGCGTCGCCGAACAGGTCGCCGCCGACGAGCGGGCGTTCGACATGTTCGCGGGCGTCGGGCCGTTCGTGATACCGTTCGCCGCGCGTGGCGCGACCTGCGTCGGGACGGACCTCAACGAGGCTGCCGTCGCGTTCCTGCGCGAAAACGCCGAGCGGAACGGGGTGGCCGACCGGGTGACGGCCATCGCCGGCGACGTGCGCGAGGTGGCGACCGAGTACACGGACTGGGCCGACCGGCTCGTGATGAACCTCCCGCACAGCGCCGACGCGTTCCTCGACACGGCGGTCGCGCTCGCGGACGACGACTGCGTGCTCCACTACTACGACATCCAGCACGACGAGGAGCCCTTCGGTCCGGGCGAGCGGGCGATACGAGCGGCCGCGGAGCCGACGTACTCGGTCACGGTGGAGACCCGACACGTCGTCCGGTCGTACGCACCACACGAGGAGAACGTCTGCCTCGACGTCCGACTCACGCGGTGA
- the dph5 gene encoding diphthine synthase, protein MLTFVGLGLWDERSVTVEGREALRAADRVFAEFYTSRLMGTSLEAVEAFHDTDIEVRDRAGVEQEPEPILDAAEASDVAFLTAGDTMISTTHVDLRMRAEERGIETRVIHGTTAEAAASSLTGLQNYRFGKATTLPFPYVHGGDGVPGSVLDTIADNRERGLHTLVFLDIKVEGSSTDQRNAERTTDDREREAFMSADYAADLLSEDLPETLAVAVCRAGSPDPLVVADSLQSLAERSFGDPLHLLVVPGDLHLLEADALRELAGAPAALVDERTV, encoded by the coding sequence ATGCTCACCTTCGTCGGACTCGGTCTCTGGGACGAACGCTCGGTCACCGTCGAGGGACGGGAAGCGCTCCGTGCGGCCGACCGCGTCTTCGCCGAGTTCTACACGTCGCGACTGATGGGAACGTCGCTGGAGGCCGTGGAAGCGTTCCACGACACCGACATCGAGGTCCGGGACCGCGCAGGCGTCGAACAGGAGCCGGAGCCCATCCTCGACGCCGCCGAAGCGTCGGACGTGGCGTTCCTCACCGCCGGCGACACGATGATATCGACGACGCACGTCGACCTGCGGATGCGCGCCGAGGAGCGAGGCATCGAGACGCGCGTCATTCACGGAACGACCGCCGAAGCCGCCGCCTCGTCGCTGACCGGCCTGCAGAACTACCGGTTCGGAAAGGCGACGACGCTCCCGTTCCCGTACGTCCACGGCGGCGACGGCGTGCCGGGCAGCGTGCTCGACACCATCGCCGACAACCGCGAGCGCGGCCTGCACACGCTCGTCTTCCTCGACATCAAGGTCGAGGGGAGTTCGACCGACCAGCGCAACGCGGAGCGTACGACGGACGACCGCGAGCGCGAGGCGTTCATGAGCGCGGACTACGCCGCCGACCTGCTGTCCGAAGACCTGCCGGAGACGCTCGCGGTCGCCGTCTGTCGGGCGGGCAGTCCCGACCCACTCGTCGTCGCCGACAGCCTGCAGTCGCTCGCGGAGCGGTCGTTCGGCGACCCGCTGCACCTACTCGTCGTGCCGGGGGACCTGCACCTGCTGGAGGCGGACGCGCTCCGGGAACTCGCGGGCGCACCTGCTGCGCTGGTCGACGAACGAACGGTCTGA
- the artA gene encoding archaeosortase A, which yields MTGVLDVLAWAHRFADPLAWLVVGTFLAAAVLDVADRREARPLAVLGWGLFALFWLTLVHHFAFAQKSIVEGILVVVAVPACLYAGYLLAQGRESLMVLSRAVGVMGLVFFPVQTIDPARQFLIETVTRHTEFGMSLLGQTAPGDFTVVSGAEANPPRPDYRNTFEFYQGDHRITYTILIACTGLGSMAIFAGPILAVRAPLGRKLRALAVSLPVIYVLNLVRNVFIALSFGQSHLQVFPDVVMDLFGTDDPYMVSYYVADRLLAQFVSVIALVAITWFVVRELPEVGVILDDALFMLTGKEYDLAGALGAESATDRPTTQTTDRPMD from the coding sequence ATGACTGGTGTGCTGGACGTACTGGCGTGGGCACACCGCTTCGCGGACCCGCTGGCGTGGCTCGTCGTCGGGACGTTCCTCGCGGCGGCCGTCCTCGACGTCGCCGACCGGCGGGAGGCGCGACCGCTGGCCGTCCTCGGCTGGGGGCTGTTCGCGCTGTTCTGGCTCACGCTCGTCCACCACTTCGCGTTCGCGCAGAAGAGCATCGTCGAGGGCATCCTCGTCGTGGTGGCCGTCCCGGCGTGTCTGTACGCCGGCTACCTCCTCGCGCAGGGCCGCGAGTCGCTGATGGTGCTCTCGCGGGCCGTCGGCGTGATGGGGCTCGTCTTCTTCCCCGTCCAGACCATCGACCCCGCCCGGCAGTTCCTCATCGAGACGGTGACTCGCCACACCGAGTTCGGGATGAGCCTCCTTGGGCAGACCGCGCCGGGGGACTTCACCGTCGTCAGCGGTGCCGAGGCGAACCCGCCGCGTCCGGACTACCGCAACACCTTCGAGTTCTACCAGGGCGACCACCGCATCACCTACACCATCCTCATCGCCTGTACCGGCCTCGGCAGCATGGCCATCTTCGCCGGGCCGATCCTCGCCGTTCGCGCGCCGCTCGGCCGGAAACTGCGCGCGCTGGCGGTGAGCCTCCCGGTCATCTACGTGCTCAATCTCGTCCGGAACGTGTTCATCGCGCTCTCGTTCGGGCAGAGTCACCTCCAGGTGTTCCCCGACGTCGTGATGGATCTGTTCGGCACGGACGACCCGTACATGGTGTCGTACTACGTCGCCGACCGACTGCTCGCGCAGTTCGTGTCGGTCATCGCGCTCGTCGCCATCACGTGGTTCGTCGTCCGCGAACTCCCCGAGGTCGGCGTCATCCTCGACGACGCGCTGTTCATGCTGACGGGCAAGGAGTACGACCTCGCGGGGGCGCTCGGCGCGGAGAGCGCCACCGACCGCCCGACCACCCAGACCACGGACCGCCCGATGGACTGA